The Campylobacter concisus genome segment CAATCTCTAAGATCATCGTATGCCCACCACTTACTAGCAGGACGCCAAGCGGAAAGGTGGCTTCGCGATCTAAAAATAGTGAGTAAATGTGGCCAACTAAATGATTTACGGCAATTAGCGGGATATTAAGAGCCACGCTTAGCGCTTTTGCCATGCTGACGCCACCTATTAGGCTCACACTAAGACCTGGCTCATTTGTCACAGCGATCGCTTTTATATCTTTAAAATTTGGCAAGATATCCTCTAAAAGTGCTGGCAGTGCCTTTGTATGAAGTCTAGCTGCAAGCTCAGGAACCACGCCACCAAAGATAGCGTGCTCCTCTTCTTGAGAAATTTTTTTATAATAAATCTTCTCTAAAGTGCGTTCATCTATTAGTGCGACCGAGCTATCATCGCAGCTACTTTCGATGCCAAGTATCATTTAAACTCCGCTAAGATCATGCCAGCAAATTTCTCTTTGCCATCTTCGTTTTTATAAAACTCGACTCGGTAAATTTTGCTGTCTTTATCGATGCTGTAGCTTTTATTTAGGCTATTTTTAGTCACTTCTTGCTCGCTCTCATCTATACTTTTTGTACCGTATCCTATGACATTTACGCGCATGTTTTTGAGTGCTTTTACTTTAAAGCTCTTTTTCACGCTAAATTTATCGCCACTTTTTAATGTAAGCTCGCTACCGTCACTTATTAGTAAAATTTCATCAAGCGGCTTTGCAAACTCAAAATATTGTGGCTTTAGCCTAGTAACAAAGCGGTTGCCGTACTGCACTTTGAAGCTACCATTTTCTTTTATGACGGCTATTAGCGGATTTGGTGAGCTATAGTTTAACTCACCTTTTTTAAGTGGGACAAAATTTATTAAAGGTTTTAGATTTTTAAGACTTATCGCGTATGAATTTTCAAGCTCGAGTCTGATCTCTTTTTCGATCGCCTTTTTTACGCTTTTAACATCAAGATTAAACGGCCTAGTAAAGCTAATGCCAGCCTTTTTCATATATTCTTCAATAGCGATTAGATGGTAATAAGTCCTTTGCTCAGCGTTTAAATTTTTACTAGCTTCGTTTGCAAAGGCTGATTTATTTTGCGTGATAGCATAGTAAGTTAGGCTTTTTAGCATCTCTTTGTCACCCATCGCAGTGTGCGTGTTTT includes the following:
- a CDS encoding M99 family carboxypeptidase catalytic domain-containing protein, with translation MRKFLLFLLTFTTASLANTLDYALIKKGEPSENTMLLIGGIQGDEPGGFLAASIVATDYNITKGSLWVVPNLNFPSIIERSRGTKGDMNRKFAHVDKNDPDYNSVMKIKDVITDKNVTLILNLHDGSGYYRDKFINKDENPDKWGNTCIIDQSTLPGSKYPELESIASSVKDVLNKHLIDQKHQYHIKNTHTAMGDKEMLKSLTYYAITQNKSAFANEASKNLNAEQRTYYHLIAIEEYMKKAGISFTRPFNLDVKSVKKAIEKEIRLELENSYAISLKNLKPLINFVPLKKGELNYSSPNPLIAVIKENGSFKVQYGNRFVTRLKPQYFEFAKPLDEILLISDGSELTLKSGDKFSVKKSFKVKALKNMRVNVIGYGTKSIDESEQEVTKNSLNKSYSIDKDSKIYRVEFYKNEDGKEKFAGMILAEFK